Sequence from the Clostridium saccharobutylicum DSM 13864 genome:
CAAAATAGATCACTAGATAAAGTTTATCCAATAGTGTATTTGGATGCTATGTATTTCAAGGTGCGAAGCAATGGAAAGATTATGAATAAAGCTGTTTATATATGCTTAGGATACAACATGCAAGGATACAAAGAAATTTTAGGAAGTTGGGTAGATGAAGCTGAGGGTGCTAAGTTTTGGTTAAAGATATGCACTGATCTTAAAAATAGAGGCGTACGAGAAATCCTTATAGCATGTATGGACGGATTAAAGGGGTTACCAGAAGCCATTAAAACTGTATTTCCATCAGTTAACATTCAAACATGTATTGTTCACCAAATAAGAAACTCAGTTAAGTATATAGCATCAAAAGATAAGAAAGAATTTATTAAAGATTTAAAATGTGTTTATAAGGCTTCAACTGAGGAACTTGCGCTAGCGCAGCTCGATAATTTAAAGGATAAGTGGGGAGATAAATATGCTATTGTAATAGATTCGTGGTATAACAATTGGAGTCACCTATCAACATTCTTCACTTTCTCTCCTGAAATAAGAAAAATGATATATACAACTAATACGCTTGAAGGATTTAACAGACAAATACGTAAGTATACTAAATCAAGAACTGTATTTCCAACCGATGAATCTTTAAGTAAATGTGTTTATCTAGCTACTATGGAAATTATAGAAAAGTGGACTCAACCAACACCAAATTGGGGTCGTACTTTAGCAGAATTATCAATAGTATTTGAAGAACAATTAAATGATGAATTAGCTTAATAGCTTGTACTTTTTGCTAAACTTTATGTATAATATCTGATTTTTCACTAATACTATAAATGGATATAAAACATATTTTTAGCATTTACTAAAAATAAAAAAATATTACTGGACCATAAAATTTCCAGTAATATTTAAATAACAAATATACTAATAACACAAAATTATCTAGAGTCCCTTATCTTTTTGAATTGATATATTTTTAGATATTCATTTCAGCTCTTCTGTTTGCAATAATTTTTTCTAATTCATCAGCAGCTTTAATTACATCATCTTCAACTATAAGTTTACCACCTGTTATATCCACTAAATCTTCTTTTAAGACTTTAGTTACAACCGGACTTCCATCTATAAATGGGGATATAGCAACGTGTAATGGTAGACCAAGTGATAATCCAAAAGCAGCATCAGCTAATGCTTGTTCTTCAAGCCATTGAGGAGCTGATAATACAAGTGGAAGTTGAGGTATATCTATACCTAAATTTTCTGCAAGTTCAGTTGCAACCATTTCTAATCTTCCAATTGCAAGACAAGGACCAAAATTTAACACTGGTGGTATTCCTAATGCTTTACATACTTCTTTTAAGTTATCACCTGCAAGTTCAGCAGCACCAGGAGACATAAGTCCTACATTTTCAAGACCTCCTGAAGAACAACCAGCTGAAAGAACTAAGATATTTCTTTTTATTAATTCTTTAGTAAGTTCTACAGTAAATACGTCATGACCCTTTGCAGTTAAGTTAGAACAGCCAACTACACCAGCTATTCCTTTAATTTTTCCTTGAGCTATCAAATCGATAAGACCTTTCCAATTACCACCTAGGAATTCTTTTAACGATCCTTCGCTAACTCCTGTTACAACATCATCATAACCATGGTCTTTAGGAATATCTATAGTAATATCATTTCTTCTATTTTTATAACTTTCTAATGCTTCAGATATAATTTTTTCACTTATTTCCTCTGCATTGTCCATATCAAAATTTATATATTTAGCATTTTTTTTCTTAGCTACATCATCTATACAAATTGTTTTTACTTTAAATTGTTCTGCTATTGGCTCAAGACCTGGTATTGTACAGTTAAATTCTGATACTATCAAATCTATACCACCTGTTGCAAGAACAGCTTCACTTGTATAGTTATTTCCAGCATGTCCAGAGAACACTTCAGTGTAATGTTCACCTCTTAATTGTAAATCTTGACCAACACATGTACATCCGACTAATCTAAAACCTTTTGCACCAGCATTAATTGCTTTTTTCTTTACATCTTCATCGATTAATCTATCTTGAAGATGTGAAATATGAGAATGTTGATGTCCAGTTATCATTATGTTTATGTAGTCTTCATCTATTACTCTGAAACCTACTCTTGCTTGTCTAATCGTTGGTACACCAAGAATAACATCATTTAATAGGTTAGTAAGCATTAAGCCATATATTCCTGTAGCAACTCCAAGTCCCAATGCATTAAATAGCATGTCTACAGGATCGCTATTTAGATTTGTTGATGTTTTTACTATAGCATCAAAAACTTCTGATTTAGCACCACCAGGTAGTATATTTAATTCTTCCCATCTTTTATATCTTGGAGCATAAGCTAATTTTTTTACTAATTCCATTTTTTCAAATCGTGGTTTATATAAATCAGCTAAAACTGCATCTGCTACTTTTATCGCTTTTTGGTTTATATCTGATTCTGTAATATCAAAAATTTCTGCTAATTGATTTAATGTTTGTGGGCTTTTTATTTTAACATTACCTTTTCCTTCTCCAATGTTTTTTAAGTTTCTAGCTGTATTTTCTACTACATGAAGATAGCATGCAGAACCAGCTGCTATAGCTCTTAAAAAGTTTCTTGATACTATAGTATCTGCATCTGCACCACAAATTCCTCTTGGTGACTTAGGCGTTATTTTACAAGGACCATTTGAGCAAAGTTTGCAGCAAACTCCTTCTTTTCCAAACTTACATTTTGCTTTTTGGGTATCAACTCTATTAAAAGATGTTTCAATTTCCTCTTTTGATGATAAAAATTCGCATAATTTACAATCTGCTGATGTACACATTGACATATTAATCTTCTCCTTATATTTAAAGTTGTATATTAATTTTTAACTATACTATTTTGGTATACTATTGGGCAAATATAAAAGGCTTTCGCCTATTATATTGTAATTAATCTAAAAGATTACCAAGGATCATTTTTTAGCTGCTCAAAGGTTACTTTTTTTAATTCATCTAACAATGTATTTTGAACATTACATAAGGCTTTATGTATCGAGCAATGACTTGCTTTGTTAGCGCTGCAAGCTTCTTTGTCATAGATACATCGATTCACTATAATAGGACCTTGTATAGCTTCAACCACATCTTTTAAAGTTATATCCTTAGGTTCTTTTGTTATAGCATATCCACCATTAACGCCTCTATATGATTTTACTATTCCTGCTTGAGTGAGCTTTCGTGTTAGCTTTAATAAAAATCTAAGAGGAATATTTCCTTGCTCTGCTAATGATTTAGCATCTAATTTATTATCTAAACCTTCTTTTGAAAGCATAAGTATTATTCTAAATGCGTAATCGGATTCTTGATTTATATTCATAATTTTTTACTCCTTAAAGTATACCTGCTTGGTATAAAATATGATAATATAATTTAGAAATTTTGTCAATAATTTGTGTATGTTTCCGTAAAAAGTTTATTATATCTATATTGAAAAATACAAAGATTAGTAAACTCTTTTACTCCAATAAATGAATAAAAATTGTGCTTTGTGAAATACTAAATTTTAGAATTTAGTATAAGTTAAAGGAGGAGATTTTAATGGAGAAATTAAAAAAAGGTGAGCATGAAAAGGCTATGGAAAAAGCAAAGAGTATGCTTGATAAAGGGTGCGGAATGGGAGAGATATTAGAAGAAACACATCTTAGTGAAGAAAATGTAACAAAAGCAAAAAGAAAGTGAATAGATCAATCTTAGAATTAAGTTAAAGTTATTTAATTATATATTAAATTGTTTTAATTATAAAATATAAAAATGAGAGTAAATAATAAAGTTTGTTTATTATTCACTCTCATTTTTTATAAATTGTTTAGTTTTACCCATCATATAAGCAGTTTTTATTATGGATATTTCATCTTTTGTCATTTTGCGATTATACATTTTTTCAAATTGAAAAATTAAAGCATTTGTATCAATTTTTTCTTTAGGTTGGTGAAGTCTCCTGGATGGAAAAGACTCATAAGTTTTGGAAACTATGTTATGATTATAAATTTTCTTGAAAACTTCTGCAGTGTAAAAAGCATCATTAAAAGCATCATGAAATTCAGTTTTAGTTGCTATATTAAAAAGTTCAACTGCATTTTTTAAGCCTATTTTAGTTCCATTTGGAGCATTAAAATGCTTAGAAACGTAATTTTGAACATCAATATATTTTTTTGATATTGATGAGGTGGATAAATTATGAAATTTAATATTTTTTATGAGTTCTTTAATATCTGCTGAACCCCAAATACAGAATGTTATTTCTTCACTACCAATAAAATTAAGAAAGTTTTTATAAACTTCAGGAAAAGTATCGCATGAATTTACTTGCTCAGTTGTTATTTTAGTAAGATCTTCCACAAAGGGATGAATAGTTTTATATAATGTTGGTTTAATTAGAGCATTAAATGTAGAAATTGTATCAAGATTTTTATTAAGCTTTAAAGCTCCAATTTGAATAATTTCAAAAGGCAATTTAGAAATATTATTACTATCAATATTTGTAAGAACTGAAGGTCTTTGGTTGAATTCTAGATCATATATTATGTAGTTCATAGCGTCACCTGCTTTAAAAGATATAGGTATATTAAGATTATGTTAGCTAATTATTAGAATAGATTTTTAATATAACTGACATGATCTTAAAAATATTCTGCTTTATAATCTATATATAAAATTATCATAGATCAATAAATAAATCAATCAATTAGATTACATAAACAATAAATATGATTATTTTATATACATAAGTTAAGAAAGTATAATTAATAACGATAGATAATATTATAGGCATATATAATTAAAACTATAAATATTAAAACAAAGGAGTAAGGGATGACTCAGATTGAAATTATACTTTTAGCTTTACTATATGACAAGGATTGTCACGGTTATGAATTTGAACAAATAATTGAAAAAGAAAAAATGAGGATGTGGACACATATAGGATTTTCATCTATATATAATGCATTGAATAAATTGGAACATTGTGATTATATTGTTTCAAGACTTGAAAAAGGTAATGGATCATCAAGCAAGAGAGTTTATTCAATTAAAGATGAATCAAAAAAAATTGTTAAAGAAAATATAAAAAAGATGATAAGTGAATACAAATCCAATCCAAATGATTTTAAAATAGGATTCATCTTTTCTTATCTATTAAGTAAAGATGAGTTGACTGAAGCATTAACAAAACATAAAGAAAGTTTAATTGAAAGAAAAGAAAATTTAAATAATGAACAACTTAATGTTGTAAGATCAGAAGAAAGAAAAGCTCTATTTGAAAGAACCA
This genomic interval carries:
- a CDS encoding 3'-5' exonuclease; amino-acid sequence: MNYIIYDLEFNQRPSVLTNIDSNNISKLPFEIIQIGALKLNKNLDTISTFNALIKPTLYKTIHPFVEDLTKITTEQVNSCDTFPEVYKNFLNFIGSEEITFCIWGSADIKELIKNIKFHNLSTSSISKKYIDVQNYVSKHFNAPNGTKIGLKNAVELFNIATKTEFHDAFNDAFYTAEVFKKIYNHNIVSKTYESFPSRRLHQPKEKIDTNALIFQFEKMYNRKMTKDEISIIKTAYMMGKTKQFIKNESE
- the cooS gene encoding anaerobic carbon-monoxide dehydrogenase catalytic subunit: MSMCTSADCKLCEFLSSKEEIETSFNRVDTQKAKCKFGKEGVCCKLCSNGPCKITPKSPRGICGADADTIVSRNFLRAIAAGSACYLHVVENTARNLKNIGEGKGNVKIKSPQTLNQLAEIFDITESDINQKAIKVADAVLADLYKPRFEKMELVKKLAYAPRYKRWEELNILPGGAKSEVFDAIVKTSTNLNSDPVDMLFNALGLGVATGIYGLMLTNLLNDVILGVPTIRQARVGFRVIDEDYINIMITGHQHSHISHLQDRLIDEDVKKKAINAGAKGFRLVGCTCVGQDLQLRGEHYTEVFSGHAGNNYTSEAVLATGGIDLIVSEFNCTIPGLEPIAEQFKVKTICIDDVAKKKNAKYINFDMDNAEEISEKIISEALESYKNRRNDITIDIPKDHGYDDVVTGVSEGSLKEFLGGNWKGLIDLIAQGKIKGIAGVVGCSNLTAKGHDVFTVELTKELIKRNILVLSAGCSSGGLENVGLMSPGAAELAGDNLKEVCKALGIPPVLNFGPCLAIGRLEMVATELAENLGIDIPQLPLVLSAPQWLEEQALADAAFGLSLGLPLHVAISPFIDGSPVVTKVLKEDLVDITGGKLIVEDDVIKAADELEKIIANRRAEMNI
- a CDS encoding PadR family transcriptional regulator yields the protein MTQIEIILLALLYDKDCHGYEFEQIIEKEKMRMWTHIGFSSIYNALNKLEHCDYIVSRLEKGNGSSSKRVYSIKDESKKIVKENIKKMISEYKSNPNDFKIGFIFSYLLSKDELTEALTKHKESLIERKENLNNEQLNVVRSEERKALFERTIAFLETDILWLDKCIKQNSNINYK
- a CDS encoding RrF2 family transcriptional regulator, with the translated sequence MNINQESDYAFRIILMLSKEGLDNKLDAKSLAEQGNIPLRFLLKLTRKLTQAGIVKSYRGVNGGYAITKEPKDITLKDVVEAIQGPIIVNRCIYDKEACSANKASHCSIHKALCNVQNTLLDELKKVTFEQLKNDPW
- a CDS encoding IS256 family transposase: MSKPIDDDFDYKAEVKKCKTIDDVMGKNGLIQRLVKDVLENILEGEMEEHLGRNKYQRAETNDSTKKNYRNGYSTKNLRSSFGDVDLDVPRDRNAEFEPQIIKKYETVCTELDKKVISLYAKGMTTSDIQAEIEDLYGITISPSMVSRITDKVMESAVEWQNRSLDKVYPIVYLDAMYFKVRSNGKIMNKAVYICLGYNMQGYKEILGSWVDEAEGAKFWLKICTDLKNRGVREILIACMDGLKGLPEAIKTVFPSVNIQTCIVHQIRNSVKYIASKDKKEFIKDLKCVYKASTEELALAQLDNLKDKWGDKYAIVIDSWYNNWSHLSTFFTFSPEIRKMIYTTNTLEGFNRQIRKYTKSRTVFPTDESLSKCVYLATMEIIEKWTQPTPNWGRTLAELSIVFEEQLNDELA